The Salinispora tropica CNB-440 genome has a window encoding:
- a CDS encoding acetate/propionate family kinase, which yields MSRVLVLNCGSSSVKWRLYDGDELLDRGAVERIGEPRGGPADHGTAVRGILAELDLTGLTAVGHRVVHGGRRFGEPVLINDAVLTAIRELVPLAPLHNPANLAGIEVARATLPDVPQVAVFDTAFHTTLPESAATYAIDRATADRYGIRRYGFHGTSHAYVSRRTAEVLGRPYADTNTITLHLGNGASAAAVAGGRSVATSMGMSPLEGLVMGTRSGDVDPTVIFHLRREGGLGVDDIDDLLNHRSGLYGLTGANDMREVLARRADGDQAAVLAFDVYCRRITSYVGAYYALLGRVDAVTFTAGVGEHAAPVRAAALAGLERLGITIDPERNAGSGDRVISPDGSEVAVCVIGTDEEREIARAAREVTDRG from the coding sequence ATGAGCCGGGTACTGGTACTCAACTGTGGGTCGTCGTCGGTCAAGTGGCGGCTCTACGACGGCGACGAACTCCTCGACCGGGGTGCCGTCGAGCGGATCGGCGAACCCCGGGGCGGGCCGGCCGACCACGGCACCGCCGTCCGGGGGATCCTCGCCGAGCTCGACCTGACCGGGCTCACCGCCGTCGGGCACCGGGTGGTGCACGGTGGACGGCGCTTCGGCGAGCCGGTTCTGATCAACGATGCGGTGCTCACCGCGATCCGGGAGTTGGTGCCACTCGCCCCGCTACACAACCCCGCCAACCTGGCCGGCATCGAGGTCGCCCGGGCGACGCTGCCCGATGTCCCCCAGGTCGCCGTCTTCGACACCGCCTTCCACACCACGCTGCCCGAGTCCGCCGCCACATACGCGATCGACCGGGCGACGGCCGACCGGTACGGCATCCGGCGGTACGGCTTCCACGGCACCTCCCACGCGTACGTCTCCCGACGCACGGCGGAGGTGCTGGGTCGTCCGTACGCCGACACCAACACCATCACCCTGCACCTGGGCAACGGCGCGAGCGCCGCCGCCGTCGCCGGCGGGCGCAGCGTGGCCACCTCGATGGGGATGTCCCCGCTCGAGGGGCTGGTCATGGGTACCCGGAGCGGCGACGTGGACCCGACAGTGATCTTCCACCTGCGGCGGGAGGGCGGGCTGGGCGTGGACGACATCGACGACCTACTCAACCACCGCAGCGGCCTGTACGGGCTCACCGGCGCCAACGACATGCGCGAGGTGCTCGCCCGCCGGGCGGACGGCGACCAGGCCGCCGTCCTCGCCTTCGACGTGTACTGCCGCCGGATCACCAGCTACGTCGGGGCGTACTACGCGCTGCTCGGCCGGGTGGACGCGGTGACCTTCACCGCCGGCGTCGGCGAGCACGCCGCCCCCGTCCGCGCGGCGGCCCTGGCCGGACTGGAGCGACTCGGTATCACGATCGATCCGGAGCGCAACGCCGGCAGTGGCGACCGGGTCATCTCACCGGACGGGAGCGAGGTGGCGGTCTGCGTCATCGGCACCGACGAGGAGCGGGAGATCGCCCGCGCCGCCCGGGAGGTGACAGACCGGGGCTGA
- a CDS encoding zinc-binding dehydrogenase, which yields MPIMRAAFASSFDDANPLAALTVGERPEPAHHGDDWVTIQVTASSLNHHDLWSLRGVGLRAEQLPMILGCDATGVDPDGTPVVVYPVIPTPSDPRGISILSEHFPGTLAERVAVPRANLLPLPTGLAATDAACLPTAWLTAWRMLTTRGRVDEAAAVLVQGAGGGVATAAVALAAAMGKRVYATSRDAAKRERVAALGATAVEPGARLPERVDLVIETVGAATFDHSLKSAAPMARIVVSGATAGYEPKVNLRRVFAMQLEILGTSMGTPDELAALLAFCAERGLRPVVDRVVPFTTVEEAFARLHSGDVFGKVVVDHAA from the coding sequence GTGCCGATCATGCGTGCTGCCTTCGCCTCCAGCTTCGACGACGCCAACCCGCTCGCCGCGCTCACCGTCGGCGAGCGGCCTGAACCCGCGCACCACGGCGACGACTGGGTGACCATCCAGGTCACCGCCAGTTCGCTCAATCACCACGATCTCTGGTCGCTGCGCGGCGTCGGACTGCGCGCGGAGCAGCTGCCGATGATCCTGGGCTGCGACGCGACCGGCGTTGACCCGGACGGCACCCCGGTGGTCGTCTACCCGGTGATCCCCACCCCGAGCGATCCACGCGGGATCTCGATTCTCTCCGAGCACTTCCCGGGCACGCTGGCCGAACGGGTCGCCGTACCCCGGGCGAACCTGCTGCCACTGCCGACGGGCCTGGCGGCGACGGATGCGGCCTGCCTGCCCACCGCCTGGCTGACCGCGTGGCGGATGCTCACCACCCGGGGCCGGGTGGACGAGGCCGCCGCCGTGCTGGTGCAGGGGGCGGGTGGAGGCGTGGCCACCGCGGCCGTCGCGCTCGCCGCCGCGATGGGTAAGCGGGTCTATGCGACCAGCCGGGACGCCGCCAAGCGGGAGCGGGTCGCGGCGCTCGGCGCGACCGCTGTCGAACCGGGTGCCCGGCTGCCGGAGCGGGTGGACCTGGTGATCGAGACGGTCGGTGCCGCGACCTTCGATCACTCGCTGAAGTCAGCCGCGCCCATGGCCCGGATCGTGGTCTCTGGCGCTACCGCCGGGTACGAACCGAAAGTCAACCTGCGCCGTGTCTTCGCCATGCAGTTGGAGATCCTCGGCACCTCCATGGGCACCCCAGACGAGCTGGCCGCGCTGCTGGCCTTCTGCGCCGAGCGGGGGCTGCGCCCGGTGGTGGACCGTGTGGTGCCGTTCACCACGGTCGAGGAGGCATTCGCCCGCCTGCACTCCGGCGACGTCTTCGGCAAGGTGGTCGTCGACCACGCGGCCTGA
- a CDS encoding NAD(P)-dependent malic enzyme — translation MSSSTVDPADPVFRLHRGGKLAVASTVPLTSREDLSLAYTPGVAQVCAAIAADPRLADDYTWAGHTVAVVTDGSAVLGLGNIGPHAAMPVMEGKAVLFKQFGGVDAVPICLNTQDVDEIVAAVRALAPSFGGINLEDISAPRCFEVERRLDEALDIPVFHDDQHGTAIVVLAALRNAAALLNRKLGDLRVAISGAGAAGVAVTRMLVAGGVNPEQVVVCDSRGILGQHREGLTGTKAELAELTNGDGRRGDVAEALRGADVLIGVSGGQIPEAAVAGMAPGGIVFALANPTPEVHPRVAAQHVAVVATGRSDHPNQINNVLAFPGVFRGALDARATRITDGMKVAAADAIAGVVADSLAPEAIVPSPLDPRVAPAVAEAVAEAARRDGVTR, via the coding sequence ATGTCATCGTCCACCGTGGATCCCGCGGACCCGGTCTTCCGACTGCATCGGGGCGGCAAGCTGGCCGTCGCCTCGACCGTCCCACTGACCAGTAGGGAAGACCTCTCCCTGGCGTACACCCCCGGGGTGGCCCAGGTCTGCGCGGCCATCGCCGCCGACCCCCGTCTCGCCGATGACTACACCTGGGCCGGGCACACCGTTGCGGTCGTCACCGACGGCTCCGCCGTGCTGGGGCTCGGCAATATCGGCCCGCACGCCGCGATGCCGGTCATGGAGGGTAAGGCCGTGCTGTTCAAACAGTTCGGCGGGGTGGACGCGGTGCCGATCTGCCTGAACACGCAAGATGTGGACGAGATCGTGGCAGCGGTACGGGCCCTCGCCCCCTCCTTCGGCGGTATCAACCTGGAGGACATCAGCGCGCCGCGTTGCTTCGAGGTTGAGCGGCGCCTCGACGAGGCGCTGGACATCCCGGTCTTCCACGACGACCAGCACGGCACCGCGATCGTCGTGCTCGCCGCGCTTCGCAACGCGGCGGCGTTGCTCAACCGAAAGCTCGGCGACCTTCGGGTGGCGATCAGTGGCGCGGGTGCCGCCGGTGTGGCGGTGACCAGGATGCTCGTCGCCGGCGGAGTGAACCCGGAACAGGTGGTGGTCTGTGACTCCCGGGGCATCCTCGGGCAGCACCGCGAAGGTCTCACCGGCACCAAGGCCGAGCTGGCGGAGCTGACCAACGGCGACGGCCGGCGGGGCGACGTGGCCGAGGCGCTGCGCGGCGCCGACGTGCTGATCGGTGTCTCTGGTGGCCAGATCCCCGAGGCGGCAGTGGCCGGCATGGCTCCGGGCGGGATCGTCTTCGCCCTGGCCAACCCCACCCCCGAGGTGCATCCGCGGGTGGCCGCCCAGCACGTCGCGGTGGTCGCCACCGGTCGGAGTGACCACCCCAACCAGATCAACAACGTGCTCGCCTTCCCCGGTGTCTTCCGCGGTGCGCTGGACGCCCGGGCCACCCGGATCACCGATGGCATGAAGGTGGCCGCGGCGGACGCGATCGCCGGGGTGGTGGCCGACTCGCTCGCACCCGAGGCGATCGTCCCGTCACCACTCGACCCGCGGGTGGCACCCGCTGTGGCCGAGGCCGTCGCGGAGGCCGCGCGGCGCGACGGCGTCACCCGGTAG
- a CDS encoding S24/S26 family peptidase — MIEHDITCTPYLVEVNGMPAPPPCLPPAARWPLSAVLVTGPSMVPTLRHGDAVLVRRGDRGIRAGDVVVAVFRSRPDLLVVKRAVGPIAEGWWLVGDNPLITDDSRAYGGADIWGRVVARYWPRPRLLRRPGV; from the coding sequence ATGATCGAGCACGACATTACTTGCACGCCGTACCTGGTGGAGGTGAACGGGATGCCCGCGCCCCCGCCGTGCCTGCCGCCGGCTGCCCGGTGGCCGCTCTCCGCCGTCCTGGTGACGGGTCCCTCCATGGTGCCGACGCTCCGGCACGGCGACGCGGTGCTGGTGCGCCGTGGGGACCGCGGTATCCGGGCCGGTGATGTGGTGGTCGCGGTCTTTCGGAGTCGTCCCGACCTGCTGGTGGTCAAGCGGGCGGTTGGTCCGATCGCGGAGGGCTGGTGGCTCGTGGGCGACAATCCGTTGATCACTGACGACTCGCGGGCGTACGGTGGGGCGGACATCTGGGGGCGGGTGGTGGCGCGCTACTGGCCGCGGCCTCGGCTGCTGCGGCGTCCTGGAGTATGA
- the sodN gene encoding superoxide dismutase, Ni: MRLPRILTPRVTASAHCDLPCGVYDPAQARIEAESVKMICEKYQANTDPEFRTRAILIKEQRAELVKHHLWVLWTDYFKPAHFEKYPHLHLLFNEATKLAGAAGAKGATDPAKADELLQKIDEISKIFWETKKA; this comes from the coding sequence ATGCGACTTCCACGCATCCTCACCCCCCGAGTGACCGCCAGCGCCCACTGCGACCTGCCATGCGGCGTCTACGACCCGGCGCAGGCCCGGATCGAGGCCGAGTCGGTGAAAATGATCTGCGAGAAGTACCAGGCCAACACCGACCCGGAGTTCCGCACCCGCGCCATCCTGATCAAGGAGCAGCGAGCCGAGCTGGTGAAGCACCACCTGTGGGTGCTGTGGACCGACTACTTCAAGCCGGCCCACTTCGAGAAGTACCCGCACCTGCACCTGCTCTTCAACGAGGCCACCAAGCTGGCCGGGGCGGCCGGCGCCAAGGGTGCGACCGATCCGGCGAAGGCCGACGAGTTGCTGCAGAAGATCGACGAGATCTCGAAGATCTTCTGGGAGACCAAGAAGGCGTAG
- a CDS encoding anti-sigma regulatory factor, which produces MTPTTSQPASDDVVHLTVPADGGYLSVLRTATAGLAARLQFALDEIEDLRIAVDEACAMLLSIATQPAELECRFSVTEDALAVEVTVPTPRGARLPAESSFAWKVLTALTTSAAATTDSDRATISLLTRRVAG; this is translated from the coding sequence GTGACTCCGACGACCAGCCAGCCCGCCAGCGACGACGTGGTGCATCTGACCGTACCCGCGGACGGCGGCTACCTCAGCGTGCTCCGCACGGCCACCGCCGGGCTCGCGGCACGGCTGCAGTTCGCCCTCGACGAGATCGAGGATCTCCGCATCGCGGTTGACGAAGCGTGCGCCATGCTGCTGTCGATCGCCACCCAGCCCGCCGAGCTGGAGTGCCGGTTCTCCGTAACCGAGGATGCACTCGCCGTCGAGGTCACTGTGCCAACTCCCCGTGGTGCGCGCCTGCCGGCCGAGTCCTCCTTTGCCTGGAAGGTGCTCACCGCACTGACCACCTCGGCCGCCGCTACCACTGACAGCGACCGCGCGACCATCTCCCTGCTGACCCGTCGCGTCGCCGGTTAG